GCACAGTCTGGTTGCCCTGCCTGGCTGTACAGTATCCCGATCACTCAGTGACCCTGTATAAATACACAGGCTCTGGCAGGGATACTGTGGTATGGATTACACTGTGCCATGGATAATACTGTGGCACAGCATCAGTGAGACAGTATCAGTGATACAGGGGGCCCAAATGGCACATACACTGCCAAGTATTACTGCTGTGACCTCGACTGTAGGTGGCAGTACGACATTCAACACAATTACCCAGAAGTATCTGGGGCGGCCTGCTCGGTGGCATAGCCAATGCCCTAAGCGGTATCGTAACCAGTACCCTAAGTAATGCCCTAAGTAATATCACAGGCGGACTCGTAAACTCATTCCTGGGCTCCATCCTGGGCTTCAGTACTACACCTGGTTTATCTAGTACAGCCACAGGTGTATCTATAGGTCAGAATAGTATAACTATTACACCCAAGACAACGGGTTATATAACTTCTTATGCAGTTACTAATACAACAGAGACAAGTCCAACTACTGGTGGTCTACCCTCAGGACTAAGTATTGATAAAACCTCTGGCAATATAACAGGCAGTATAGATACGAGTGTTACTACGGGATTATACAAAGTAACTATTACTGCAACTGCACCTTCCTATTCTTCCTCTGCTACAACCCTTACTAGCATAAGTGTTAGTGCTGTATATACCATTTGTGTTACCAGTACTACACCTGGTGTAACAGGTAACTTGTAACCTAGAACCCGTAACCACAAACACATATCCGAACACCACATACCCTGACAGGTGAGGGCACAACACGTTACACAGCTACTACATACACAGGCTATGACAATAACACCGTGCCATGGATCAGTGCTGTGCCTTCGACTGGGTCAGGTGGCGGTGAGACATATGTATGGCCCTATGTTAAGGCGTAATCTCAAGTGTTATTGATCTCAAGTATCAGTGGGCAGCTTGTAAATGATAAATTCACTGCCATGGATCAGTGCTGTGCCTTCGCGTGGGTCAGATGGCAAAGAGACATCCTTATACCCC
The sequence above is a segment of the Tropheryma whipplei str. Twist genome. Coding sequences within it:
- a CDS encoding putative Ig domain-containing protein: MAVRHSTQLPRSIWGGLLGGIANALSGIVTSTLSNALSNITGGLVNSFLGSILGFSTTPGLSSTATGVSIGQNSITITPKTTGYITSYAVTNTTETSPTTGGLPSGLSIDKTSGNITGSIDTSVTTGLYKVTITATAPSYSSSATTLTSISVSAVYTICVTSTTPGVTGNL